ACCCCGCTACCATATCCGGTGAATTGGCTTTAGGCCGGAAGCTTTGCGCCCCTCCCTTTCGGAAAGTTTGCCCTTCACTTAATTATTAAACTTTCAATACGCGATATTCAGTATCGACAGTGTGTGTGCAAAACTTAATATCTTTTTGTAACTTTTTTAATTTTTTAATTCATAAATTTATTCAACATATAAAAGTTTATGTGATTGGGGCCAACAGGCAGCAAAAAAAATTGCTCAAGAGCTTGTTTAACAAGTGGGGATTTCAAAGTCAGATATTGTCTACTAAGAATGCAGCAACTTCAATAAAATTTGATAAAGGCTTGGATAGTTATTTGATCTTATTTCATGAAAATGAATCTATTGGTAATCATATACCAAAAAGCCTTGAACATGATTTATTGATCAAACAATCAAAGTTATCATTGATTGTTGGAAATAAAATTGAAACAGAGCCGTACAAAGAGCTAAAAGGTAAAGTGAGAATAAGTGGAAGTTTTAATCCATCCGAGTTTATTGCGCATGTATTCACCGATATTTTAGGCACTTCATATCTTAAAGGCGATATTTCACAGTCAATTGTTCATTCAACTGCTCAGCAAATAGTTGCTCGTATTTTATTAATAGAAGATAATCCGATCAATCAGAAGGTTACAAAG
This DNA window, taken from candidate division KSB1 bacterium, encodes the following:
- a CDS encoding response regulator — translated: MQNLISFCNFFNFLIHKFIQHIKVYVIGANRQQKKLLKSLFNKWGFQSQILSTKNAATSIKFDKGLDSYLILFHENESIGNHIPKSLEHDLLIKQSKLSLIVGNKIETEPYKELKGKVRISGSFNPSEFIAHVFTDILGTSYLKGDISQSIVHSTAQQIVARILLIEDNPINQKVTKEMLKSLGLSVDIAKNGRLGINYAKKKSYDIIILDIQMPDMDGFETATLIRQNESTKQLPIIFVTALSKEEAYVFEGYEA